A DNA window from Janibacter sp. A1S7 contains the following coding sequences:
- a CDS encoding HAD-IB family hydrolase has protein sequence MTGAAFFDLDRTLLPKASGPALSAAMRETGVVSARVPGESLLFGYFNLLGESLGSIALARQAVLVARGRPADAFDEAAELAADVLEPMVGPFARMLIDEHHEAGRPVVLATTTPEHLILPFAERLGIDYVIATRYEVDDAGHFTGRNDGHFVWSLGKVAAVQEWADEEGIDLEESFAYSDSIYDAPLLKAVGHPGAVNPDPRLQAVATVARWPVLHFDASPGVFKVPVWGVELQRLITMLARPEVFPYAKFTVRGAENVPGDGPAIIVGNHRSYFDVAAMLVAMGRTGRTARFLGKKELFDVPGLGSVFRAGGGISVDRRQEDPDGPDAFAAAVRSLAGGEMVAMMPEGTIPRGIHFFEPGMAGFPGAARLAHLSRVPVIPFAITGTEKVWPRSSRVPRVLNLLDRPEVTVTFGEPVDLKYRSVPRDMERIFDAITGMLPDEVANPSRPTLAELALTYPDGRVPDEDRWFAVDADEDHEHVDTSEV, from the coding sequence ATGACTGGCGCCGCGTTCTTCGACCTCGACCGCACCCTCCTGCCGAAGGCCTCGGGTCCGGCCCTGTCCGCGGCCATGCGGGAGACCGGTGTCGTGTCCGCGCGGGTGCCCGGGGAGTCGCTGCTCTTCGGCTACTTCAACCTGCTGGGTGAGTCGCTGGGCTCGATCGCGCTCGCCCGCCAGGCGGTGCTCGTGGCCAGGGGCCGGCCGGCCGATGCCTTCGACGAGGCCGCCGAGCTGGCCGCCGACGTGCTCGAGCCGATGGTCGGGCCGTTCGCCCGGATGCTCATCGACGAGCACCACGAGGCCGGCCGCCCGGTCGTGCTCGCGACGACGACGCCGGAGCACCTGATCCTGCCCTTCGCCGAACGGCTCGGCATCGACTACGTCATCGCCACCCGCTACGAGGTGGACGACGCGGGCCACTTCACCGGCCGCAACGACGGCCACTTCGTGTGGTCGCTGGGCAAGGTCGCCGCGGTGCAGGAGTGGGCGGACGAGGAGGGCATCGACCTCGAGGAGTCCTTCGCCTACTCGGACTCGATCTACGACGCCCCGTTGCTGAAGGCCGTCGGCCACCCCGGCGCAGTCAACCCCGACCCGCGTCTGCAGGCCGTGGCGACGGTGGCCCGGTGGCCGGTGCTGCACTTCGACGCCTCACCCGGTGTCTTCAAGGTGCCGGTCTGGGGCGTGGAGCTGCAGCGGCTGATCACGATGCTCGCGCGGCCGGAGGTCTTCCCGTACGCGAAGTTCACCGTCCGGGGCGCAGAGAACGTGCCCGGCGACGGACCGGCGATCATCGTGGGCAACCACCGCTCGTACTTCGACGTCGCCGCGATGCTCGTCGCGATGGGTCGCACCGGCCGTACGGCACGCTTCCTGGGCAAGAAGGAGCTCTTCGACGTCCCGGGGCTCGGCAGCGTCTTCCGCGCCGGAGGCGGGATCAGCGTCGATCGGCGCCAGGAGGACCCGGACGGCCCCGATGCCTTCGCCGCGGCCGTGCGCTCCCTCGCGGGCGGCGAGATGGTCGCGATGATGCCCGAGGGCACGATCCCGCGCGGCATCCACTTCTTCGAACCGGGCATGGCCGGCTTCCCCGGCGCGGCACGTCTGGCCCACCTGAGCAGGGTGCCGGTCATCCCCTTCGCCATCACCGGGACCGAGAAGGTCTGGCCGCGCTCCTCGCGGGTGCCGCGCGTGCTGAACCTGCTCGACCGGCCCGAGGTGACGGTGACCTTCGGCGAGCCGGTGGACCTGAAGTACCGATCCGTCCCACGTGACATGGAGCGGATCTTCGACGCGATCACCGGCATGCTCCCGGACGAGGTCGCCAACCCGTCCCGGCCCACGTTGGCCGAGCTGGCACTGACCTACCCGGACGGCAGGGTCCCCGACGAGGACCGGTGGTTCGCCGTTGATGCAGACGAGGACCATGAGCACGTGGACACTAGCGAGGTTTGA
- a CDS encoding Ltp family lipoprotein, which yields MSQQPPQWQPTNPPVPQARQSWFARHKVLSVVLGIVLVVVLICCGAGVLSVGGDDSSTSAGTESSQTSEATQESDDATDETTAEESKEAAPETQETAEESKDAAPEEPELSTEQQNAIRAAEDYLEFMPFSKQGLIDQLSSPAGDGYPRDVARFAVEHIESDVDWDEQAVKAAESYLDLMAFSRSGLIDQLTSDAGDGYTQEQAEHAADQVGL from the coding sequence ATGAGCCAGCAGCCCCCGCAGTGGCAGCCCACCAACCCGCCCGTACCGCAGGCCCGGCAGAGCTGGTTCGCCCGGCACAAGGTCCTGTCCGTCGTCCTGGGGATCGTCCTCGTGGTCGTCCTGATCTGCTGTGGCGCAGGCGTGCTCAGTGTGGGTGGCGACGATTCGTCCACCAGCGCGGGCACCGAGTCCTCGCAGACGTCCGAGGCGACGCAGGAGAGCGACGACGCCACCGACGAGACGACGGCCGAAGAGTCGAAGGAGGCTGCCCCCGAGACGCAGGAGACAGCCGAAGAGTCGAAGGACGCTGCCCCGGAGGAGCCGGAGCTGAGCACCGAGCAGCAGAACGCGATCCGCGCGGCGGAGGACTACCTGGAGTTCATGCCCTTCTCGAAGCAGGGTCTGATCGACCAGCTCTCCTCCCCCGCCGGCGACGGCTACCCCCGGGACGTGGCCCGGTTCGCCGTGGAGCACATCGAGTCGGACGTCGACTGGGACGAGCAGGCCGTCAAGGCCGCGGAGAGCTACCTGGACCTGATGGCCTTCTCCCGCTCCGGGCTGATCGACCAGCTGACCTCGGACGCCGGTGACGGATACACGCAGGAGCAGGCTGAGCACGCGGCCGATCAGGTCGGCCTGTAG